CGCGCCACCGCTCCCCCGCACCGAGCGCGGGTGGGGCGGTCTCACCCCTCGGCGTCGAGCTGGTGGTCGGCCCAGACGTACGTTTCGGGCAGCAGGTCGGTGAGGGGGACGGCTCGCAGACGGTCGCCCTCGCCGACGATGACCGTGAGGGACGGGAAGTAGTCGAGGAGGACCTGCCGGCAACGGCCGCACGGGGGTACGACTCCTCGGTCGCGGTCGCCGACCGCCACGATCGTGTCCAGCTCGTAGGCGCCCTGGGCGGCCGCCGCGCCGATGACGACCAGCTCGGCGCAGGGGCCGCCCGTGAAGTGGTAGGCGTTGACGGCGGTGACGATCCGGCCGTCCTGGGCGCGGGCCGCGGCCGCCATGGTGTGGTTGTCCCCCCGGCAGCGCGTGCGGGCGACGTGCGCCGCGGCCTGGATGAGTTCGTGGTCGACGGGGTGGGTCGTACGCGTGGTCATGTCCTCTGCCTTCGTGAGCTGTCAGGTGACGGTGCCCCAGGCGACGGCGGCGGGCAAGCGGATATCGACGCCGCGGTGGCGGGCTCCCGGGTCTCCGCCGACGTGGCCTCGCGGAGGGCGCGGGTGGTGACCCGGGAGCACAGGGGGATCGCGGCGAGGGTGAGCCCGACGGCCGCGGCGACGAAGGTGTGCCGGATGCCCAGGCCGCGTCCGAGGAGGCCGCCGGTGAAGGCGCCGACGGGGACGACGCCCAGGACGATCAGGCGGTACGCGGCGGTGACGCGCCCGAGCAGGGCGTCGGGGACCGCCGCCTGGCGCAGGGTGCTGACGACGATCTGGTTCAGCGAGGAGGCCAGAGCGGCACCGAACATCGCGGCCAGGGCCAGGGGTGTGCTGTGGCCGAGTCCGAGGACGGCGTAGCCGGCGGCCGGGGCGAGGGCGGCCAGCCAGGTGGTGGGTCCGCCGCCGACGCGGGGGACGACGTGCGCGGCGAGCAGTGAACCCGCGATCGCGCCGGCCGCGGGAACGGCGACGAACAGGCCGTAGCCGGACATGGGAAGTCGGTACGGTCCGGTGATCAGCAGGACCAGAAGTCCGCCGGTGACCGAGCCGAAGAAGTTGATGGCCGCCGAGATGAACGCGACGCGGCGCAGCAGCCGGTGGCGCCAGAAGTACGTCCATCCGGAGCGGATGTCCCGGGTGATGCCGAGCGGGCGCGGGTACGCGTGGTTCTCGCGCGTGGGGCGCAGCGCGGGCAGCAGAAGGGCGGCCAGGCCGGCGAGGGCGAACGCGGCGGCGCCGGTGAAGAAGGCCGCCGACGCCGCCAGGGCGAACAGTGTCGCGCCGACGGGCGGACCGATGAAGGTGTTGATGACGGACTGGGTGGCGAACAGCCTGCCGTTGGCGCGTTCGAGCTCCTCCCGCGGCAGGAGGCGCGGGGGGATGGCCAGGGCGGCGTTGTCGACGATCGTCTCGGCGCAGCCGGCGATGAACACCGCGGCGTAGAGGAGCGCGACGTGCCGCCATCCCTGGGCGAGGGAGAGGGCGAGCAGCGCGAAGCCGGACGCGCGCAGCCCGTTGCCGAGGACGAGGATCCGGCGTCGGTCCACCCGGTCGGCCAGCGCGCCCGCGGGAAGCGTCGCGAGCAGCCACGGCAGGTACTGCGCCACCGTCATGCCCGCCACCACCAGGGGGTCGCGGCTGAGTGTGGCGACGAGGAGCGGTGCGGCGGTCTGCAGCAGTCCGTCGGCGAGGTTCGAGGACGCCTGGGACGCCCAGAGTGCGGTGAACGGCCTGAGGACGGCAGCGGGCATGGGTCGGTCCCCTCATGGCGCAGTGGAGATTCTCATGGGTGATGAGCTGATTGCGCATGATGCCAGGGCGATCACCTCACATGCAATAATGCTTTTGCCCGTGAGGATGACCGCCGGGCGCGCGGGACGCCCCGGCGGCGAGAGGAGTGGATGGTGCGGTTCGGCCACATCGCGGGTGACCGCATGCTCGACCTGGTGAACACCGTCGCCTGGCGGCTCGGCGGGCCCGAACGCAGCGAGGCCCTCAGGACGTTCTCCGACGTCGTCGACTGGTGCCTCGAATCCGACCTGGTCAGCGCGGACGAGGCCGCGACCCTGCGCGACCTCGCCGGCCGCGACGCCGCACGGGCCGAGCGGGAACGGATCCACGTCGTCGACGCGCGCGAGAAGGCGTACGCGCTCCTCTTCGAGGGCGACACCGAGGCCGCCGAGGGTCTGGCGGACCTGTACCGGACGGCGCTCGCCGCGGCGGATCTGGTCCGTGCGGGCGACCGGTGGCACTGGCGGGACCGGGACACCGACCTGAGCCTGCCCCGCCATCGCATCGTCCGCGGGCTCGTCGCCCTCACCCAGCGCGAGGACCTCGACCGCCTCCACCAATGCGAAGACGCCACGTGCGGCTGGGTCTACCTCGACACGTCTCCCCGCCGGAACCGCCGCTGGTGCAACACGAAGGACTGCGGCGACCGCAACCGCGCCCGCGCCTACTACGCCCGCCAGAAGGCCAAGAGCCGCCGGCCCTGACGGACCGTCGGCGGTGGGCGGTTCAGGCGCGCGTGTACGTCTCGGCGATCTCGCGCAGGTTGGACTGCCGCCCACCGCCC
The Streptomyces roseofulvus genome window above contains:
- a CDS encoding cytidine deaminase; translation: MTTRTTHPVDHELIQAAAHVARTRCRGDNHTMAAAARAQDGRIVTAVNAYHFTGGPCAELVVIGAAAAQGAYELDTIVAVGDRDRGVVPPCGRCRQVLLDYFPSLTVIVGEGDRLRAVPLTDLLPETYVWADHQLDAEG
- a CDS encoding MFS transporter; its protein translation is MPAAVLRPFTALWASQASSNLADGLLQTAAPLLVATLSRDPLVVAGMTVAQYLPWLLATLPAGALADRVDRRRILVLGNGLRASGFALLALSLAQGWRHVALLYAAVFIAGCAETIVDNAALAIPPRLLPREELERANGRLFATQSVINTFIGPPVGATLFALAASAAFFTGAAAFALAGLAALLLPALRPTRENHAYPRPLGITRDIRSGWTYFWRHRLLRRVAFISAAINFFGSVTGGLLVLLITGPYRLPMSGYGLFVAVPAAGAIAGSLLAAHVVPRVGGGPTTWLAALAPAAGYAVLGLGHSTPLALAAMFGAALASSLNQIVVSTLRQAAVPDALLGRVTAAYRLIVLGVVPVGAFTGGLLGRGLGIRHTFVAAAVGLTLAAIPLCSRVTTRALREATSAETREPATAASISACPPPSPGAPSPDSSRRQRT
- a CDS encoding CGNR zinc finger domain-containing protein: MVRFGHIAGDRMLDLVNTVAWRLGGPERSEALRTFSDVVDWCLESDLVSADEAATLRDLAGRDAARAERERIHVVDAREKAYALLFEGDTEAAEGLADLYRTALAAADLVRAGDRWHWRDRDTDLSLPRHRIVRGLVALTQREDLDRLHQCEDATCGWVYLDTSPRRNRRWCNTKDCGDRNRARAYYARQKAKSRRP